A stretch of Castanea sativa cultivar Marrone di Chiusa Pesio chromosome 2, ASM4071231v1 DNA encodes these proteins:
- the LOC142624726 gene encoding nucleolar GTP-binding protein 1-like has translation MVQYNFKNITVVPNGKDFIDIILSRTQRQTPTVVHKGYAISRLRQFYMRKVKYTQTNYYDKLSTIIDEFPRLDDIHPFYGDLLHVLYNKDHYKLALGQINTARNLISKIAKDYVRLLKYGDSLYRCKCLKVAALGRMCTVIKRVAPSLAYLEQIRQHMARLPSIDPNTRTILICGYPNVGKSSFINKITRADVDVQPYAFTTKSLFVGHTDYKYLRYQVIDTPGILDRPFEDRNIIEMCSITALAHLRAAVLFFLDISGSCGYTIAQQAALFHSIKSLFMNKPLTIVCNKTDLQPLEGISEEDMKLVMEMKAEAMKTVIGQGGEPTDDQGVLLTMSTLTEDGIIAVKNAACERLLDQRVEIKMKSKKINDCLNRFHVAIPKPRDQKERPPCIPQAVLEAKAKQAAEKEKRKTEKDLENENGGAGVYSASLKKNYILANDEWKEDVLPEILDGHNVYDFIDPDILQRLEELEQEEGLRQAEEVDDDFEMDGKELTPEEQQALAEIRKKKSLLIQQHRIKKSTAESRPIVPRKFDKDKQFTTRRMGRQLSALGLDPSKAIDRARSRSRGRKRERSPDNDGGDAMDMDVDTPNKKLRMRSRSRSRSVSRPPGEVVPGEGFKDSAQKVKAQKLAKRSSKKRNKDSRRGEADRVIPTLKPKHLFSGKRSTGKTDRR, from the coding sequence ATGGTGCAGTATAATTTTAAGAACATTACTGTGGTTCCAAATGGGAAGGACTTCATCGACATAATTCTGTCTCGTACCCAACGGCAAACACCGACAGTTGTCCACAAGGGCTATGCTATCTCTCGCCTCCGCCAATTTTATATGCGTAAAGTGAAGTATACCCAGACGAACTATTATGACAAGCTCTCTACCATCATCGACGAGTTTCCTCGGCTTGATGATATCCATCCTTTTTATGGAGATCTTCTTCATGTGCTCTACAACAAAGATCACTACAAGCTTGCCCTTGGCCAAATCAATACTGCAAGGAATCTGATTAGTAAGATTGCTAAAGATTATGTTAGGTTGTTGAAGTATGGTGATTCATTGTACCGATGCAAGTGTCTGAAGGTTGCTGCTCTTGGTCGCATGTGCACTGTCATAAAAAGGGTTGCTCCTAGTTTGGCTTATTTAGAACAGATCAGACAGCATATGGCTAGGCTACCTTCAATTGACCCAAATACTCGGACGATCTTGATTTGCGGGTATCCCAATGTGGGCAAGAGTTCCTTCATTAACAAGATCACTAGAGCTGATGTGGATGTCCAGCCCTATGCTTTCACCACAAAGTCACTCTTTGTCGGTCATACAGACTATAAATACCTAAGGTATCAAGTCATTGATACACCTGGTATTTTGGACCGGCCTTTTGAGGATCGCAATATTATTGAGATGTGCAGTATCACAGCTTTGGCACATCTTCGAGCTGCAGTGTTGTTCTTCTTAGACATCTCGGGGTCTTGTGGATATACCATTGCACAACAGGCTGCACTTTTTCACAGCATTAAGTCTCTGTTTATGAACAAACCTCTGACTATTGTATGCAACAAGACTGATTTGCAACCACTTGAAGGGATATCAGAGGAAGATATGAAGTTGGTCATGGAGATGAAAGCTGAAGCTATGAAGACAGTGATTGGTCAAGGAGGCGAGCCTACTGATGACCAAGGGGTGCTGCTGACCATGAGTACTTTGACTGAGGATGGGATAATTGCTGTGAAAAATGCAGCTTGTGAGAGGTTATTGGATCAGAGGGTTGAAATAAAGATGAAATCCAAAAAGATAAATGATTGCTTAAATCGTTTTCATGTTGCGATACCAAAGCCACGGGACCAGAAGGAAAGACCACCTTGTATACCTCAGGCAGTTTTGGAAGCTAAAGCAAAACAAGCAGCAGAGAAGGAAAAGAGGAAAACTGAGAAGGATTTGGAGAATGAGAATGGTGGTGCAGGTGTATACTCTGCTAGTTTGAAGAAGAACTATATCTTAGCTAATGATGAATGGAAAGAAGATGTATTGCCAGAAATTCTTGATGGGCACAATGTGTATGACTTCATTGATCCTGATATTTTGCAAAGGCTTGAGGAGTTGGAACAAGAAGAAGGGCTAAGGCAGGCAGAGGAAGTTGATGATGATTTTGAGATGGATGGCAAGGAATTGACTCCAGAAGAGCAACAAGCATTGGCTGAgattaggaaaaagaaaagcttaCTCATTCAACAGCACAGGATCAAGAAAAGCACTGCAGAGAGCCGGCCTATTGTACCAAGAAAATTTGACAAGGACAAGCAGTTCACAACCAGGAGAATGGGAAGGCAGCTATCTGCTTTGGGGCTGGATCCATCTAAGGCCATTGACCGAGCCCGTAGTAGGTCGAGGGGTCGGAAGAGGGAGAGGTCACCTGATAATGATGGTGGTGATGCTATGGATATGGATGTGGACACACCTAACAAGAAGCTGCGAATGAGGTCTAGATCCCGATCAAGGTCAGTCTCACGGCCACCGGGTGAAGTTGTCCCTGGAGAGGGCTTCAAGGACTCTGCTCAAAAGGTTAAGGCACAAAAGCTTGCAAAGAGATCTTCCAAGAAGAGGAACAAGgattcacgtcgtggtgaggcAGATAGGGTAATACCTACTTTGAAACCAAAGCATTTGTTCTCTGGGAAGCGGTCTACCGGAAAAACTGATAGACGTTGA